Within the Paenibacillus pabuli genome, the region TGGTAGAGATCGGAGGCAGTTATACCGACCTGTACGATATTCGGCTGTATGTGAACGGAACGTCCCAATACGAAGTGCTGATGAATGATCCGGACGGGGATGACAGCGGCACTTGGTCTTACATGCTGGATACCTCGGGCTATAACGGAACAGTTGAACTGGTGGTCCGTGGACTGGATACGTCCACCCGCTACGGGGTATGGGGTGCTCCCGCCATCCTTACGATTGATAATCCGGCAGGGGCTGTCCCTGTCGTCACGATTACTGGGCCGTCCGAAGGTGTGCCTTTAAGCGGTCAGGTTGAGGTCACCATGGAGACCAGCTCGCCCATTCCGGTTTCGATGGTAGAGGTAAGGGTGAATCGGGGGCCATGGCAGCAGGCGGTCGAGCAAGGTTCGGCGTATGTATTCGTGTGGGACACGGCGGGAATGGGCGATCGTACGGTCAGTCTGGAGGCCAGAGCGACCAATGCACCGGGGCGATACGGCTATAGTCCAACCGTGTATGCACAGGTTGGAAACGGGACGCATGAACCGGCCGTGCCTTTGCCCGATCAGGACCGGGCGATGTGGATCTGGGAACCGGAAAGCTACAAATTGCTCCTGAATCCCGGTGCGCGTCAGGTGCTCGAGTCATTTATCACAGATACGCAGACATTCGGGCAAGAGCCGGTTCAGACCCTGTATCTGGCAGTGGGCAAATATGCCGGGTACAATGCGCTGGAAGAACAGGTGGATGAACTGCGTTCGTTCCTGAGCTGGGCTCATAGCAAAAATCTGCAGGTTCATGCACTCATTGCTGGCGGCACTTCTCCGGCCTATATGGGCGCTTACGAGAAATATCACAGTCATGCAGTAAGGGAAATGGAACAGGTCGTCAATTACAATCTTGCAGCTGCAGATCTAGAGAAGTTCGATGGTATCAATGTGGATATTGAACCTTACATTTCCCCCGACTTTAGAGATCCTAGCCGATTTCTGCAGAAGGAATACCTGGATGTCTTGCAAAAAATGATTGACCGCCGGAATATGGCGGGTATCCGGCTGCCGTTCGGCCCGGCTGTGCCCAAGTGGTATGACACTTCCGACCAGGGGGCGAATATTGTCTGGAATGGCTCCAGCAAGTGGCTCTCCGAGCATGTACAGGATATCTCTGACTACATCTCCATCATGGATTACCGGGATACGGCGGATGGCTCTGCGGGCATTATTGCCGGGGCCACTGGAGAACTGGCTTACGCTGACCAGATCGGCAAACCGAATTCGGTGGTAATCGGTGTGGAGACGCTGGATATCGCAAATAGCGGCGATCCAGAGGCGATCACGTTCTGGGAGGAAGGCCGCAGCCATATGGAAGCCGAACTGGATAAGGTCTATACAGCTTACGCGCAGAGCAGCGCCTTCGGCGGCATTGCCGTTCATCACTATGATTCCTACCGGGCACTGCCTTCTTACTGGGGACCGGGCGGCATTTTTTGGACAGCGCCGGATGATCAGGAGGCCCCTTCAGCCCTTGCGGGAATGCCATCCATCGAAGCAACCAGTTATCAGGCCATACAGCTGAATTATGAAATGGCTTCGGATAACATGGAAGTGGAGCGCTATGTAATTTACCGGAGTACCATCCAAGGATTCACGCCTGCTGCTTCGGATATCGCCGGACTCGCCCGGGGTCTGAACTACCAGGATAAGGGACTGCTGCCGGATACGACGTACTACTACCGCATTGCAGCCCGCGACTTGCAGGGTAACATCGGACCACTCACGGATGAAGTATCGGCTACGACGGGAAGCACCACCCTGAAGCCGCTGGTTGTCTCGGACATGAATCTGGTGTTTAGCGGATCAGCAGTATCCGTCACCCTGAAGGTCAGAGATTACGATTCCGGCGCAGTACTAGCGGGTGCGAAGGTGGAGGGAAGGTTTACGTATTCGGCAGGACGGTATACCAGCGGGATCACCGGATCAGATGGAAGTATAACGCTTGGCTCGGAAGCGGTGGTACCGGGAAGGCAGGTAGGTTTTGAACCACGCCGGATCCGTTATAACGGTTATTACTATGCAAGCGAGCATGATCTGCCGCATGCGACACTGCTGATGCAGAATGTGGGTCATGAAGAATCGGGCAAACAGCCGTCTGAAGGAGGATGAGAAGCATGAAAGCAAATGGCTTAATACAACCACTGGAAACCCAGGTCGCAGATCGAATGTCTGTACAGATCTATGCCAATCGGGATCAGATGGGGACGGCTGCAGCTGCTGCAGTAGGTGCTCAATTAAGACAGCTGCTGCAGGATTCAGAGCGCCATGTCCGTATGGTCTTTGCTGCAGCGCCTTCGCAGAACGAATTGTATGAGGGATTGGTGCGGGAGAAGGACATCGACTGGTCACGGGTCTGTGCTTTTCATATGGATGAATACATTGGTTTGCCCGAGGAGGCTCCGCAGCGCTTCGGCAGGTATTTGACGGAACGATTGTTCAGCCGAATTCAGCCGGGGCGGGTGGAACTGCTGAACGGACTGGGCGATGTCAAGCAGGAGTGTCTGAGGTATGGAGAGCTGCTTCGTGCTGCGCCCATCGATATCATCTGTCTTGGGATCGGAGAGAATGGTCATATTGCCTTCAATGATCCACCTGTTGCTGATTTTAATGACCCAGTGCCTGTGAAAGTGGTGAAGCTGGATGATGCCTGCCGGCGTCAGCAGGTAAACGATGGCTGTTTTGCCAGGTTGGATGATGTACCTGAACAGGCTCTGACTCTGACGGTGCCGGCGCTGATGGCAGGCAAGAAACTGTTTGCCATTGTTCCAGGCGTGTCGAAACGTCAGGCGCTCAAGGCAGCTTTACATGATCCGATAAGCACGGCATGTCCCGCTACGATCCTGCGTACACATCCCGGTATCACGATGTTTACGGACCGGGAAGCCTTCGGCCTGTGAGTCTGCCCATTGTTGGTAGACACTACCGGACGGGGCTGCCCATTGAGGTCCGAGTCAGAGAGGGAAAGATTGCTGCCGTTACTGATCTTGCTCTGACATCTTCCACGGAACATCTTCCCTGGCTTGCCCCCGGTCTGGTTGATTTGCAGGTAAATGGTGGCTGGGGTCTGGATCTGAATGCGGCTCCGCTGTGCCCGGATACGGTGTTGAAGCTGACCATGCTGCTGCGGAGTCAAGGAGTCACGAGTTATTGCCCTACACTGATTACAAACCGTTATGATCGCCTCGCTGAATCTGCATCCGCTATTGCAGAAGCTGTTCGGGTAAACGCGGATGCGGCCGCGTGCATAGCGGGCATTCATCTGGAAGGCCCGTTCCTGTCACCGGAGGACGGACCGCGCGGTGCACATCCGCGGCAGCATATCGTTCCCCCGGACTGGGATGCCTTGTGCCGCTGGCAGGAGGCAGCAGGCGGGCTAATCCGTATCGTGACCCTTTCCCCGGAATGGCCGGGTGCAGCTTCATTTATCGCCCGGTGCTGTGAATCTGGCATTCTGGTCTCGATTGGGCATACGGCGGCTTCGCCTGAGCAGATTCGGGAAGCTGTCCAGGCAGGGGCTGTCATGTCCACCCATCTTGGCAATGGTGCGCATCTGATGCTTCCACGCCATCCAAACTACCTGTGGGAGCAGCTCGCAGCAGATGAGCTGTATGGCTGCAT harbors:
- a CDS encoding glucosamine-6-phosphate deaminase — protein: MKANGLIQPLETQVADRMSVQIYANRDQMGTAAAAAVGAQLRQLLQDSERHVRMVFAAAPSQNELYEGLVREKDIDWSRVCAFHMDEYIGLPEEAPQRFGRYLTERLFSRIQPGRVELLNGLGDVKQECLRYGELLRAAPIDIICLGIGENGHIAFNDPPVADFNDPVPVKVVKLDDACRRQQVNDGCFARLDDVPEQALTLTVPALMAGKKLFAIVPGVSKRQALKAALHDPISTACPATILRTHPGITMFTDREAFGL
- a CDS encoding Ig-like domain-containing protein; translation: MKKQHLRVYSGFRLAMILLIGMVFVGIPFPGNAGAAGSISLDAPGGGYVSDGGMVEIGGSYTDLYDIRLYVNGTSQYEVLMNDPDGDDSGTWSYMLDTSGYNGTVELVVRGLDTSTRYGVWGAPAILTIDNPAGAVPVVTITGPSEGVPLSGQVEVTMETSSPIPVSMVEVRVNRGPWQQAVEQGSAYVFVWDTAGMGDRTVSLEARATNAPGRYGYSPTVYAQVGNGTHEPAVPLPDQDRAMWIWEPESYKLLLNPGARQVLESFITDTQTFGQEPVQTLYLAVGKYAGYNALEEQVDELRSFLSWAHSKNLQVHALIAGGTSPAYMGAYEKYHSHAVREMEQVVNYNLAAADLEKFDGINVDIEPYISPDFRDPSRFLQKEYLDVLQKMIDRRNMAGIRLPFGPAVPKWYDTSDQGANIVWNGSSKWLSEHVQDISDYISIMDYRDTADGSAGIIAGATGELAYADQIGKPNSVVIGVETLDIANSGDPEAITFWEEGRSHMEAELDKVYTAYAQSSAFGGIAVHHYDSYRALPSYWGPGGIFWTAPDDQEAPSALAGMPSIEATSYQAIQLNYEMASDNMEVERYVIYRSTIQGFTPAASDIAGLARGLNYQDKGLLPDTTYYYRIAARDLQGNIGPLTDEVSATTGSTTLKPLVVSDMNLVFSGSAVSVTLKVRDYDSGAVLAGAKVEGRFTYSAGRYTSGITGSDGSITLGSEAVVPGRQVGFEPRRIRYNGYYYASEHDLPHATLLMQNVGHEESGKQPSEGG
- a CDS encoding N-acetylglucosamine-6-phosphate deacetylase; its protein translation is MSLPIVGRHYRTGLPIEVRVREGKIAAVTDLALTSSTEHLPWLAPGLVDLQVNGGWGLDLNAAPLCPDTVLKLTMLLRSQGVTSYCPTLITNRYDRLAESASAIAEAVRVNADAAACIAGIHLEGPFLSPEDGPRGAHPRQHIVPPDWDALCRWQEAAGGLIRIVTLSPEWPGAASFIARCCESGILVSIGHTAASPEQIREAVQAGAVMSTHLGNGAHLMLPRHPNYLWEQLAADELYGCMIADGHHLPPSVLSVILRMKRKRAILVSDAVSLSGMPPGSYRLHIGGDVVLTAEGRLHLAGQPQLLAGSARMLLDQVSYLVETGLAGLADAWDCASAHPAELLGLQQAAGLEAGAPADLVSFNMNGRKLSVLQCWKNGRSRPPGNE